Proteins from a genomic interval of Thamnophis elegans isolate rThaEle1 chromosome 2, rThaEle1.pri, whole genome shotgun sequence:
- the LOC116523928 gene encoding cytochrome P450 2C5-like: protein MQVELIPGTVVLLIVFLFTLWAFRFHQRRVRLPPGPRPWPFLGNLLQRDVLPLFNSYTKLSKRYGPVFTVWLATKPMIVICGIEPVKDALITHSEEFGGRPPVPILDSITKGFGLISKHEKWKMVRRFTISTFRNFGMGKKSMSERILEEAHCLLEQIASFEDQPFDIVPLIKATVSNVICSVIFGNRFSYDDKEFTRLLDTLEAFMTFFTSIPGMVYSSLPNIMNLLPGPHRKVFSDCKTVCNFIRNEVDTHKKTLDPDNPRDFIDCFLLKLEKEQNSSLICMEDLVMSVFQLFIAGTETTSSSISCALVILARFSDVQAKMQQEIDDIVGANRAPSMEDRMKLHYTNAFIHEILRIPHFTNENFPRMTTRDVNFRGHFIPQGTTVLPLLVSIHFDPVCWEDPENFHPTHFLDKKGEFQKKDSFLPFSAGKRACPGEALADMELFLYFTFLLQHFTFELTIDPEEVDLEAVYLGCREKGKFRYLRAIKRKI, encoded by the exons ATGCAGGTGGAACTGATCCCTGGAACAGTGGTACTGTTGATTGTGTTTCTGTTCACACTCTGGGCCTTCCGGTTTCACCAAAGAAGAGTCAGACTCCCTCCTGGCCCCAGACCGTGGCCCTTTTTAGGCAATCTACTGCAAAGAGATGTTCTGCCTCTGTTTAACTCCTACACAAAG CTCAGTAAAAGGTATGGTCCAGTTTTTACTGTCTGGCTAGCTACAAAGCCAATGATTGTGATTTGTGGAATTGAGCCAGTGAAAGATGCTTTGATAACTCATAGTGAAGAATTTGGTGGACGACCTCCAGTACCTATCCTTGATTCAATAACCAAGGGCTTTG GGCTTATTAGCAAACATGAGAAATGGAAGATGGTGCGTCGCTTTACTATTTCCACTTTTCGAAACTTTGGAATGGGAAAGAAGTCGATGTCTGAGAGGATATTGGAAGAGGCTCACTGTTTGTTAGAGCAGATAGCAAGCTTTGAAG ATCAGCCCTTTGATATAGTACCACTTATCAAAGCTACTGTTTCTAATGTTATATGCTCTGTTATCTTTGGGAATCGATTTTCTTACGATGATAAAGAATTCACTAGGCTATTGGATACCTTGGAGGCATTTATGACTTTCTTTACGAGCATTCCTGGAATG GTATACAGCAGTTTGCCAAATATCATGAACTTACTTCCTGGCCCTCATAGGAAAGTTTTCTCTGACTGTAAAACGGTCTGTAACTTTATTAGGAATGAAGTGGACACTCACAAGAAGACCCTGGATCCAGACAATCCTAGAGACTTTATTGATTGTTTCCTTCTTAAATTAGAAAAG GAACAAAATTCTTCCTTAATCTGTATGGAAGACTTGGTCATGTCTGTGTTTCAGCTCTTCATTGCTGGAACAGAAACCACAAGCAGTAGCATCTCATGTGCCCTTGTCATTCTGGCCAGATTCTCAGATGTCCAAG CCAAAATGCAGCAGGAAATTGATGACATTGTGGGAGCAAACCGTGCTCCCTCCATGGAGGATAGGATGAAGCTGCACTACACCAATGCATTTATTCATGAGATCCTACGTATTCCACACTTTACTAATGAGAACTTCCCACGCATGACAACTCGGGATGTGAATTTCAGGGGACACTTCATCCCTCAG GGCACGACTGTTCTTCCATTGTTGGTTTCAATTCATTTTGATCCTGTCTGCTGGGAGGATCCTGAAAATTTTCATCCAACTCATTTCTTGGACAAGAAGGGTGAATTTCAAAAGAAGGATTCCTTTTTACCTTTCTCTGCAG GGAAGAGAGCATGTCCAGGAGAAGCATTGGCTGATATGGAACTCTTCCTGTACTTTACCTTTCTGCTTCagcatttcacttttgaattgaCAATAGACCCTGAAGAGGTAGACTTAGAAGCTGTGTATTTGGGCTGTAGGGAAAAAGGAAAGTTTCGCTACTTACGGGCTATCAAACGTAAAATTTAA